The region GGTGATCAAACTGGCCACCAGGAACAATGATGGGGTAATAATCTGTAGGCCATAGTAGATCATGGTGGGTACTACCCCCGCTACCAGCCATACGCCGATGAGCACCCCGATAACCGCCAGGATGATTACCGCTTGTAATGCCTGGTAAATGCCGTCGAACATGCTTTTTTCAATGTACTTCCAGTCAAAGCCGAGCCAAAGGGCCATGATGGCCGCGAAGGCGGTGCCTATGATCATGGGGATATGGGGATCCACCCCAAATACGGCGATACCCACGGACATTACACCGATCAGTACGGCAAAGGAGAGCAGGGCCTCCCATATCTTTGGGGTCCGGGGTACTCTTGCTTTTTTCTGTTCATTACTCATGTAATCCTCCTAAACAATTAGAAATACTAACATTACGGTAAATATTTACCGGGTCATCCTGGATCATGGAAATATATGTAAACTTTTTTGTAATAGTTTCAGGGCGGCATCGGGATACTGCTTGGAGAGTACCCCAAGGGATGCCATGATATAATCATTATCCACCAATATCGCTGCGGTTTCAGGCGGAAAAAGGAAAAGCCCGGTTTCGTTGTGTTTTGCGATGGCTTCCATCATTTCTACGCGGTGGGGTAGCCTTGTTAAGGCGCCGCCGGTACCGATTATGTATTTTACCTGGGTCAAATCCTTTCCCTCCGCCAGGGTACTGCGACCGGAAGGACCGTAGATATACCGTATATGCCCGGCGTGCCGTTCCGTTGCCTGCAAAACCGCTTCCAGGGTCAGGCGCTCGACAAATTGCAGTTCCTTTTCAGTTTTGGGAATAAATTTATACGTGGCCATGGCTTCCTCCGGCGGGAATCCTAATTCAGAGGCCAGCTTGTCCTGCCCGATGAGGTCAACCAGGTTATGCATATTCACATAGACCCCCAGGTCTCCCTCCACGGTACGTTTTGCAAAAGGCTCGGGGCTGATCGAAATGCGGGAAATTTCTTCGGACCCCGCGGTAACGGAATGAAGATCCGTGGTGGCGCCGCCCACATCCAGTACCATCAGATCTCCTATGGCCCCATGCAGTAACTTTGCGCATTCCATCACCGCCCCGGGTGTGGGGATAATGGGACCACCCACCATATCCCGCACATGCTCCATCCCCGGCGCCTGAATGATATGATCCTCAAAGGCCGCCTGAATAACCCGGCGGGCCGGCTCTACGTTCAGATCATCTATGCGGGGGTACACGTTTTCTACCATATAGAGGGGCATGGTGCTGTCACGGAATATAAGCCGGATTTCATCCTGGTTATCGATATTTCCCCCATAGATAACCGGAATTGAAAGTCCGAGGCTGCAGAGGGCTTCCGCATTGTCCAGGGCGGTATCCCGTTCACCGTGATCCACCCCGCCGGCCAGCATAATAAGGTTCGGCTGGATTTCCCGGATCTTTTCCAAGTCAGTTCTGCGCAGTTTTCCTGCGCTTACCATGTGGATAATGGCGCCGGCGCCAAGGGCCGCTTCCCTGGCGGCCCTGACGGTCATGTCGTATACCAATCCGTGGACGGTCATTTTAAGACCCCCGGCAGCGCTTGAGGTAGCCAGCATATCCCGGTATTCCAGGGACTCCACACCTTTTTTCCGGCACAGATCCCCTATTGCCCCCCGGAGCCCTACCCTGACATCCCCCTCCAGAACCGAAGTTGGCGCCTGACCCTGTCCCCAGAGGACCGGGTCCTGGCCGTCAATGTTCTGAAAGGCGTTCACCAGGGTGGTGGTGGATCCGATTTCGGCTACCAAAACGTCTACGTGCAAAACGGCCCCGCTTTAGTTTTTCCGCCGCTTTTCCCGGCGGTGTTTGATCAGGAAGGTTGCCACATCAATACCGTGACAGCCCCTGCCGAAACCGGCGTCCATTCCGGCGTTTACCGCCAGTTTGGGAACCACCTGGGTACCTCCGGCGATTAGGACTACCTTATCGCGGATGCCCTTTTCTACCGTTAGTTCGTGGATACGCTTCATGTTTTTGTAATGGGTATCATCGTGGCTTATGATGGTGGAGGCCAGTACGGCCTCTGCGTTCAGTTCGATGGCGGCGTCCACCAGTTTTTCTACGGGCACCGAGGTTCCCAGGTAGTGAACCTCTATACCGAAACGTTCGATACCGCCGTGTTTGATGTCGATGATCTCCCGCATACCCACCGAATGTTCGTCCTCCCCCACGGTTCCGCAAACCACCCTGAGGGGATGGTCCGCCACATCGGCGCGTATCTCATCATCCGACAGGATCTCCTGTACCGGAGGAATATAAAGCTTGCTGATGTCAACTTCAAAGGGCAGTTTGCCCTTTAACTCAATGCGTACCCCCTCCGCTTCCTGCAATACCTCCAGGTTGATGATCTCAGGATCCTGAAGGTTCATCTTTGCGGCGAATTCCAGGGCCGCCGCTTCCGCAATCCGCCGCTCCGCAGGCAGGAACAGGTTGACCATAACGATGCCGTCGGCAGACCATTCCATTTCGGGCTTGAGCAGATTGGTATTCCGGTACTTGGCGTTTTCCGCCATGCGGACAT is a window of Treponema primitia ZAS-1 DNA encoding:
- a CDS encoding GlmL-related ornithine degradation protein, yielding MHVDVLVAEIGSTTTLVNAFQNIDGQDPVLWGQGQAPTSVLEGDVRVGLRGAIGDLCRKKGVESLEYRDMLATSSAAGGLKMTVHGLVYDMTVRAAREAALGAGAIIHMVSAGKLRRTDLEKIREIQPNLIMLAGGVDHGERDTALDNAEALCSLGLSIPVIYGGNIDNQDEIRLIFRDSTMPLYMVENVYPRIDDLNVEPARRVIQAAFEDHIIQAPGMEHVRDMVGGPIIPTPGAVMECAKLLHGAIGDLMVLDVGGATTDLHSVTAGSEEISRISISPEPFAKRTVEGDLGVYVNMHNLVDLIGQDKLASELGFPPEEAMATYKFIPKTEKELQFVERLTLEAVLQATERHAGHIRYIYGPSGRSTLAEGKDLTQVKYIIGTGGALTRLPHRVEMMEAIAKHNETGLFLFPPETAAILVDNDYIMASLGVLSKQYPDAALKLLQKSLHIFP